One Sphaerisporangium krabiense DNA segment encodes these proteins:
- a CDS encoding dihydrolipoamide acetyltransferase family protein yields the protein MNASGTEQIFRLPDLGEGLTEAEILDWRVAVGDVVTVDQIVVEVETAKAAVEVPVPVAGTVARLYGEPGAVVGVGEPLIAVTAADERYREEERAGSGNVLVGYGTGAARRSRRRAARLAKAAPPAPPASSGATSPASSGSATPAGVPARPEVPRVISPVVRRLARERLVDLATLTPSGPGGVVLRRDVDAAASARVAPDAAAPARAGRAVVPAQAGPSVLEEAGEPVRVPLRGVRRAVAEKLARSRREIPDATTWVDVDASALVELKAGIGRARPDARVGMLALFARICVAGLREFPELNAYVDTEREEIVRLPRINLGFAAQTDRGLVVPVVHDAHRLTLTELAARLRERTEQARAGALTPRQLTGGTFTLNNYGVFGVDGSTPIINHPEAAMLGVGRIIDRPWAHEGEIRLRKVAQISFTFDHRVCDGGVAGGFLRFVADCVERPEVLVANL from the coding sequence GTGAACGCGTCCGGCACGGAGCAGATCTTCCGGCTGCCCGACCTCGGGGAAGGGCTGACGGAGGCCGAGATCCTGGACTGGCGGGTCGCCGTCGGCGACGTCGTCACCGTCGATCAGATCGTCGTCGAGGTCGAGACGGCCAAGGCCGCCGTCGAGGTGCCGGTCCCGGTCGCCGGGACGGTGGCGCGGCTGTACGGCGAGCCGGGGGCGGTCGTCGGCGTGGGCGAGCCGCTCATCGCGGTGACGGCCGCCGACGAGCGGTACCGGGAAGAGGAACGCGCGGGCTCGGGCAACGTGCTCGTCGGCTACGGCACCGGCGCGGCGCGCCGCTCCCGCCGCCGCGCCGCGCGCCTCGCCAAGGCCGCGCCGCCCGCGCCGCCCGCGTCGTCTGGTGCCACATCGCCTGCGTCGTCCGGATCCGCCACGCCGGCCGGCGTGCCGGCGCGGCCGGAGGTGCCGCGGGTCATCTCGCCGGTGGTGCGCCGTCTGGCGCGCGAGCGTCTCGTCGACCTCGCCACGCTGACCCCCAGCGGTCCCGGCGGCGTCGTGCTCCGCCGCGACGTCGACGCCGCGGCGTCCGCGCGGGTCGCGCCGGACGCCGCGGCTCCCGCCCGGGCCGGGCGCGCGGTGGTGCCGGCGCAGGCCGGGCCCTCGGTGCTGGAGGAGGCGGGGGAGCCGGTGCGGGTCCCGCTGCGGGGGGTGCGGCGGGCCGTCGCCGAGAAGCTCGCCCGGAGCAGGCGCGAGATCCCCGACGCGACGACCTGGGTCGACGTCGACGCCTCCGCCCTGGTGGAGCTGAAGGCCGGCATCGGACGGGCCCGCCCGGACGCGCGGGTGGGGATGCTCGCGCTGTTCGCCCGGATCTGCGTGGCGGGCCTGCGGGAGTTCCCCGAGCTCAACGCCTACGTGGACACCGAGCGCGAGGAGATCGTGCGGCTGCCCCGGATCAACCTGGGCTTCGCCGCGCAGACCGACCGGGGGCTGGTCGTCCCGGTCGTGCACGACGCGCACCGGCTCACCCTCACCGAGCTCGCCGCCCGGCTGCGGGAGCGCACGGAGCAGGCCCGCGCGGGCGCCCTCACGCCGCGGCAGCTCACCGGAGGGACGTTCACCCTCAACAACTACGGCGTCTTCGGGGTGGACGGCTCCACACCGATCATCAATCACCCCGAGGCGGCCATGCTCGGCGTCGGACGGATCATCGACCGGCCGTGGGCGCACGAGGGCGAGATACGGCTCCGCAAGGTCGCGCAGATATCGTTCACGTTCGACCACCGGGTCTGCGACGGCGGCGTCGCCGGGGGGTTCCTCCGCTTCGTCGCCGACTGCGTCGAACGCCCGGAAGTGCTGGTCGCCAACCTGTGA
- a CDS encoding alpha-ketoacid dehydrogenase subunit beta, with protein sequence MTPPAGTTMAQALNAALRDALDGDERVLVFGEDVGPLGGVFRVTDGLTAKFGEDRCFDTPLAESGIVGFAVGMAMGGFRPVVEMQFDAFAYPAFEQIASHVAKMRNRTRGRVALPIVIRIPYAGGIGGVEHHCDSSEGYYAHTPGLKVVTPATVADAYSLLREAIDDPDPVIFLEPKKLYWSKADVALPARTEPFGRAAIRRPGADATVVAYGPTVPVALEAAEAAADEGWDLEVLDLRTIVPFDDGTVVASVRRTGRCVVLSEAAGFAGVGAEIAARVQERCFHSLLAPVLRVTGFDIPYPPPMLEHHHLPGVDRILDALDRLQRDDEPDTRHLLAGGAA encoded by the coding sequence ATGACGCCGCCGGCCGGTACGACGATGGCGCAGGCGCTCAACGCCGCGCTGCGGGACGCCCTGGACGGCGACGAACGCGTCCTGGTCTTCGGCGAGGACGTCGGCCCGCTCGGCGGCGTCTTCCGCGTCACCGACGGCCTGACCGCGAAGTTCGGCGAGGACCGCTGCTTCGACACGCCGCTCGCCGAGTCCGGGATCGTCGGCTTCGCCGTCGGGATGGCCATGGGCGGCTTCCGGCCCGTGGTCGAGATGCAGTTCGACGCGTTCGCCTACCCGGCCTTCGAGCAGATCGCCTCGCACGTCGCCAAGATGCGCAACCGCACCCGCGGCCGGGTCGCGCTGCCGATCGTCATCCGGATCCCCTACGCCGGCGGGATCGGCGGCGTCGAGCACCACTGCGACTCCAGCGAGGGGTACTACGCGCACACGCCGGGGCTGAAGGTCGTCACCCCGGCCACGGTGGCGGACGCGTACTCGCTGCTGCGCGAGGCGATCGACGACCCCGACCCGGTGATCTTCCTGGAGCCCAAGAAGCTGTACTGGTCCAAGGCGGACGTCGCCCTGCCGGCGCGCACCGAGCCGTTCGGACGCGCCGCGATCCGCCGCCCCGGCGCGGACGCGACCGTGGTCGCCTACGGGCCCACCGTGCCGGTGGCCCTGGAGGCGGCGGAGGCCGCGGCGGACGAGGGCTGGGACCTGGAGGTCCTCGACCTGCGCACGATCGTGCCCTTCGACGACGGGACCGTCGTCGCGTCGGTGCGCCGCACCGGCCGGTGCGTGGTGCTGAGCGAGGCCGCCGGATTCGCCGGCGTCGGCGCCGAGATCGCCGCGCGGGTGCAGGAACGCTGCTTCCACAGCCTGCTCGCGCCGGTGCTGCGCGTGACCGGGTTCGACATCCCCTACCCGCCGCCGATGCTGGAGCACCACCACCTGCCGGGCGTCGACCGGATCCTGGACGCGCTGGACCGCCTGCAGCGCGACGACGAGCCGGACACCCGCCACCTCCTCGCCGGGGGCGCGGCGTGA
- the pdhA gene encoding pyruvate dehydrogenase (acetyl-transferring) E1 component subunit alpha produces MTERHRDGRPRPLLPSERPIRFLTDGGTPARGPHPYPEPDPDLLLRAYRRMVVGRRFDAQATALTKQGRLAVYPSSRGQEACQVGAVLALDDGDWLFPTYRESVALVTRGIPPVEVLSLLRGDAHCGYDPHRHHVAPQCTPLATQTVHAAGLAYAERRKGSGRVALAFVGDGATSEGDFHEALNFAAVFHAPVVFLVQNNRYAISVPLERQTAAPALAYKGIGYGVRSEQVDGNDAVAVLAVLGAAVAHARSGGGPFLVEAHTYRMEPHTNADDATRYRADAETERWRRRDPIARLEAYLRGLGRLGDEEAAAIAAEAEEVAARLRAGMNADPDLAPLDLFAHVYREPTPQLAEQRALLRSELQAELHAEEVPV; encoded by the coding sequence ATGACGGAGCGACACCGGGACGGCCGCCCACGGCCGCTGCTTCCCTCGGAGCGACCGATCCGCTTCCTGACCGACGGCGGCACGCCCGCGCGCGGTCCTCACCCCTATCCGGAACCCGACCCGGACCTGCTCCTGCGGGCCTACCGGCGGATGGTCGTGGGACGCCGGTTCGACGCCCAGGCCACCGCGCTCACCAAGCAGGGCCGCCTCGCCGTCTACCCCTCCAGCCGAGGGCAGGAGGCCTGCCAGGTCGGCGCCGTGCTCGCCCTCGACGACGGCGACTGGCTCTTCCCCACCTACCGGGAGTCGGTCGCGCTGGTGACCCGCGGCATCCCCCCGGTCGAGGTGCTCTCGCTGCTGCGGGGCGACGCCCACTGCGGCTACGACCCGCACCGCCACCACGTCGCGCCGCAGTGCACGCCGCTCGCCACCCAGACCGTGCACGCCGCCGGCCTGGCCTACGCCGAACGGCGCAAGGGCAGCGGCCGGGTCGCGCTCGCCTTCGTCGGCGACGGCGCGACCAGCGAGGGCGACTTCCACGAGGCGCTGAACTTCGCCGCCGTGTTCCACGCGCCGGTGGTGTTCCTGGTGCAGAACAACCGGTACGCCATCTCGGTGCCGCTGGAGCGGCAGACCGCGGCGCCCGCCCTTGCCTACAAGGGCATCGGGTACGGCGTGCGGTCGGAGCAGGTGGACGGGAACGACGCCGTGGCGGTGCTCGCCGTGCTGGGCGCCGCCGTCGCGCACGCGCGCTCGGGCGGCGGGCCGTTCCTCGTCGAGGCGCACACCTACCGTATGGAGCCGCACACCAACGCCGACGACGCCACCCGCTACCGCGCGGACGCGGAGACCGAGCGGTGGCGGCGGCGCGACCCGATCGCCCGGCTGGAGGCGTACCTGCGCGGGCTCGGGCGGCTCGGCGACGAGGAGGCGGCCGCGATCGCCGCCGAGGCCGAGGAGGTCGCCGCGCGGCTGCGCGCCGGCATGAACGCCGATCCCGACCTCGCCCCGCTCGACCTGTTCGCCCACGTCTACCGCGAGCCGACGCCGCAACTGGCCGAGCAGCGCGCGCTCCTGCGGTCCGAGCTCCAGGCCGAGCTCCACGCCGAGGAGGTGCCGGTATGA
- a CDS encoding Lrp/AsnC family transcriptional regulator, which yields MDHLSFPALPDADPTGRSAALDDVDHAILRELSADGRMSMRALAERVRVSRSNVYARVERLVEDGVITGFTARVDPARAGLGLTAYVLVTIDQNAWRSVSGMLCDVPYVQHVAFVGGDVDLIMLVRAPGTAALRDIVLARIHAVEGVRSTRTWLVFEEQAGPLAPGGTATHDAV from the coding sequence ATGGACCATCTGTCGTTCCCCGCGTTGCCGGACGCCGACCCCACGGGACGATCGGCGGCGCTCGACGACGTCGACCACGCGATCCTGCGCGAGCTGAGCGCCGACGGGCGCATGTCGATGCGCGCCCTCGCCGAACGCGTGCGCGTCTCCCGGTCCAACGTCTACGCGCGGGTCGAGCGCTTGGTCGAGGACGGCGTCATCACCGGCTTCACCGCCCGCGTCGATCCGGCACGCGCCGGGCTGGGCCTCACCGCCTACGTCCTGGTCACCATCGACCAGAACGCGTGGCGGTCGGTGTCCGGCATGCTGTGCGACGTGCCCTACGTCCAGCACGTGGCGTTCGTCGGAGGCGACGTGGACCTCATCATGCTGGTGCGCGCGCCCGGCACCGCCGCGCTGCGCGACATCGTCCTCGCCAGGATCCACGCGGTCGAAGGCGTCCGCTCCACCCGCACCTGGCTGGTCTTCGAGGAGCAGGCCGGCCCGCTCGCCCCCGGCGGAACGGCGACGCACGACGCCGTCTGA
- a CDS encoding sulfurtransferase TusA family protein — protein MTAEPVVMDGGDRRCVQLLIELRRLVEELPAGTVVHLIATDPAAPIDLPAWCHLTGHAYLGPVPAAERPTYALQVRTDARPTQPRSPWRLSGS, from the coding sequence ATGACCGCCGAGCCCGTGGTGATGGACGGCGGCGACCGCCGCTGCGTCCAGCTCCTGATCGAGCTGCGCCGCCTGGTCGAGGAGCTGCCCGCGGGCACCGTCGTGCACCTGATCGCCACCGACCCGGCCGCGCCGATCGACCTGCCGGCCTGGTGCCATCTGACCGGTCACGCCTACCTCGGCCCGGTGCCCGCCGCCGAACGTCCCACCTACGCCCTCCAGGTCCGGACCGACGCCCGCCCCACCCAACCACGATCCCCCTGGCGCCTCAGCGGGTCCTGA
- a CDS encoding GlxA family transcriptional regulator, translating into MHIVAVLALDQVIPFDLSTPIEVFTRTRLADGRPGYQVRVCAERPEVDAGAFTLRAPWGLDGLADAGTIIVPGTANPAAPPSPEVRHALRAAAARGVRIASICSGTFPLAATGLLNGLRATTHWAAAGRLAAAYPDVEVDPDVLYVDNGQILTSAGAAAGLDLCLHLIRRDHGSAVAADAARLSVMPLEREGGQAQFIVQPLSPMTRGSAFEPLLAWLQESLARELTLADIAAHAGMSPRTLLRRFREQTGTTPLRWLHRARVRQAQHLLETTDHTVERIGAEVGFTSSTAFRDRFKRVTGVSPHGYRRAFR; encoded by the coding sequence ATGCACATCGTCGCCGTGCTCGCGCTCGACCAGGTGATCCCCTTCGACCTGTCCACGCCGATCGAGGTCTTCACCCGCACGAGGCTCGCGGACGGTCGTCCCGGCTATCAGGTGCGCGTCTGCGCCGAGCGGCCGGAGGTGGACGCGGGCGCGTTCACGTTGCGCGCCCCGTGGGGGCTGGACGGTCTGGCGGACGCCGGGACGATCATCGTGCCGGGCACCGCGAACCCGGCGGCCCCGCCGTCACCGGAGGTCCGCCACGCGCTCAGGGCCGCCGCCGCCCGTGGCGTCCGTATCGCCTCCATCTGCTCGGGCACCTTCCCGCTGGCCGCCACGGGGCTGCTCAACGGCCTGCGCGCCACCACCCACTGGGCCGCGGCCGGCCGGCTGGCCGCCGCGTACCCGGACGTCGAGGTGGATCCCGACGTCCTCTACGTCGACAACGGGCAGATCCTCACCTCGGCGGGCGCCGCCGCCGGGCTGGACCTGTGCCTGCACCTGATCCGCCGCGACCACGGCTCGGCCGTGGCGGCCGACGCCGCCCGGCTGTCGGTGATGCCGCTGGAGCGGGAAGGCGGGCAGGCCCAGTTCATCGTCCAGCCGCTCTCGCCCATGACCCGGGGTTCCGCGTTCGAGCCGCTGCTCGCCTGGCTGCAGGAGTCCCTGGCCCGCGAACTGACGCTCGCCGACATCGCCGCCCACGCGGGAATGAGCCCCCGCACGCTGCTGCGCCGCTTCCGCGAGCAGACCGGCACGACCCCGCTGCGCTGGCTGCACCGGGCCCGGGTCCGCCAGGCCCAGCACCTGCTGGAGACCACCGACCACACCGTCGAGCGCATCGGCGCCGAGGTCGGCTTCACCTCGTCCACCGCGTTCCGGGACCGCTTCAAGCGGGTCACGGGCGTGAGCCCGCACGGCTACCGGCGCGCGTTCCGCTGA
- a CDS encoding DUF6010 family protein, translated as MTVVPPALIGLLYAAGMSLIREPHRRRFNAVMVAGAGAAYLSGGGLGGWEFAFTAAVTYCAYRGLESWTFIGVGWLLHTAWDVVHHLNGNPIIPFALDSSLGCAICDPVIALWCLAGGPSLVDVARRRVPGLRS; from the coding sequence TTGACTGTCGTCCCGCCGGCCCTGATCGGCCTGCTCTACGCCGCCGGGATGTCACTGATCCGGGAGCCGCACCGGCGCCGGTTCAACGCCGTCATGGTGGCGGGGGCCGGAGCCGCCTACCTCAGCGGCGGCGGCCTGGGCGGCTGGGAGTTCGCCTTCACCGCCGCCGTCACCTACTGCGCCTACCGCGGGCTGGAGTCGTGGACGTTCATCGGCGTCGGCTGGCTGCTGCACACCGCCTGGGACGTCGTGCATCACCTCAACGGCAACCCGATCATCCCGTTCGCCCTTGACTCCTCCCTCGGGTGCGCGATCTGCGATCCGGTCATCGCCCTGTGGTGCCTGGCCGGTGGGCCCTCGCTCGTGGACGTCGCCCGCCGCCGGGTACCCGGTCTCCGGAGCTAG
- a CDS encoding abortive phage infection protein, whose translation MRNKAISRGRFLAGAAAVGATAAAGTLLAAEPAAGAPATAPRESASPRRGLTYRGVMYECLDGETPHTGWDRARMRADMRAIRHRLHANSVVVFGTGVERMTATAAEAAGQGMHVWLQPRLADRPEREILDHIAETGRQAERLRRQGARVHLIVGCEFVLFVPGIVPGDDAVERVQNMIKGNWDPEKAQRLLDRFIAEAARTGRRVFTGPLTYGAGHGDTVDWRLFDIVGVNYYSYFADPSGYVKELARYRKWGRPVAVTECGTCTFAGAPEAGGMGWDVVDYGEPKPEIRGDLRRSEHVQARYLAQVLEVFERMNLHAAMVYQFVTPDAPHRRERRHDLDMASYSLTKAIWKTEDAPTPSWHWAPKESFHTVARHFARAAGAR comes from the coding sequence ATGCGGAACAAGGCGATCAGCAGGGGACGCTTCCTCGCCGGGGCGGCGGCGGTCGGCGCCACGGCGGCGGCCGGGACGCTCCTGGCGGCGGAGCCGGCGGCCGGAGCCCCCGCCACCGCGCCCCGGGAATCGGCGTCACCCCGGCGCGGGCTGACCTACCGGGGGGTGATGTACGAGTGCCTGGACGGCGAGACGCCGCACACCGGCTGGGACCGCGCCCGCATGCGGGCCGACATGCGGGCGATCAGGCACCGGCTGCACGCCAACTCGGTCGTGGTCTTCGGCACCGGTGTCGAACGCATGACGGCCACCGCCGCCGAGGCGGCCGGGCAGGGCATGCACGTGTGGCTCCAGCCGCGCCTGGCCGACCGTCCCGAACGCGAGATCCTCGACCACATTGCCGAGACCGGCAGGCAGGCCGAGCGGCTGCGCCGCCAGGGCGCTCGGGTGCACCTGATCGTCGGCTGCGAGTTCGTGCTGTTCGTGCCCGGCATCGTCCCCGGTGACGACGCGGTCGAGCGCGTCCAGAACATGATCAAGGGGAACTGGGACCCCGAGAAGGCGCAGCGGCTCCTCGACCGCTTCATCGCCGAGGCGGCCAGGACCGGACGCCGGGTCTTCACCGGCCCGCTCACCTACGGCGCCGGGCACGGCGACACCGTGGACTGGCGCCTGTTCGACATCGTCGGCGTCAACTACTACTCCTACTTCGCCGACCCGTCCGGGTACGTCAAGGAGCTGGCGCGGTACCGGAAGTGGGGCAGGCCGGTCGCCGTCACCGAGTGCGGCACCTGCACCTTCGCGGGCGCGCCCGAAGCCGGCGGCATGGGGTGGGACGTCGTCGACTACGGCGAGCCCAAGCCGGAGATCCGGGGAGACCTCAGGCGCAGCGAACACGTCCAGGCCCGTTACCTGGCCCAGGTGCTGGAGGTGTTCGAGCGGATGAACCTGCACGCGGCGATGGTGTACCAGTTCGTCACCCCGGACGCGCCGCACCGCCGGGAGCGGCGCCACGACCTCGACATGGCGAGTTACAGCCTGACCAAGGCGATATGGAAGACCGAGGACGCCCCCACGCCGTCCTGGCACTGGGCGCCGAAGGAGTCCTTCCACACCGTGGCCCGGCACTTCGCCCGTGCGGCCGGCGCCCGCTGA
- a CDS encoding IclR family transcriptional regulator domain-containing protein: protein MPRDNAGPDFIEALARGLDVLTCFGSRRVPMSLTDIATATGLARPTARRIILTLEHLGYVRQTSDGVVLTPRVLELGMAYTLSTGLWEVAHPHLSDLVARSDQAASIAQLDGSDILYVARVEVPKVVSVRVDVGSRLPAASTALGKVLLAALDADALRAALDTPTRSAIIPRRAKTAGELEAELREIRARGWASTDEEVAAGVRSVAAPLRDGDGRTIAAVNITAITAEVDHRRLIDELLPLLLRTASAISRDYELIHAAPQAVITPAPRR from the coding sequence ATGCCACGCGACAACGCCGGCCCCGACTTCATCGAGGCGCTGGCCCGTGGACTCGACGTGCTCACGTGCTTCGGTTCACGGCGCGTGCCGATGTCCCTCACCGACATCGCGACCGCCACCGGCCTGGCCCGGCCGACCGCGCGCCGCATCATCCTCACCCTGGAACACCTCGGGTACGTCCGGCAGACCTCCGACGGCGTGGTCCTCACCCCCCGTGTGCTCGAACTCGGCATGGCCTACACGCTGTCCACCGGGCTCTGGGAGGTCGCGCACCCGCACCTGAGCGACCTGGTCGCCCGCAGCGACCAGGCCGCCTCCATCGCACAGCTCGACGGATCCGACATCCTCTACGTCGCTCGTGTCGAGGTCCCCAAGGTCGTCTCCGTCCGCGTCGACGTGGGCAGCCGGCTGCCGGCCGCCAGCACGGCCCTCGGCAAGGTGCTGCTCGCCGCCCTCGACGCCGACGCGCTGCGCGCCGCCCTCGACACCCCGACCCGCTCGGCGATCATCCCCCGCCGGGCGAAGACCGCCGGCGAACTGGAGGCCGAGCTCCGCGAGATCCGCGCCCGCGGCTGGGCCTCGACGGACGAGGAGGTGGCGGCCGGCGTCCGCTCCGTCGCGGCTCCCCTGCGTGACGGCGACGGCCGGACCATCGCGGCGGTCAACATCACGGCCATCACCGCCGAGGTGGACCACCGGCGACTGATCGACGAACTGCTCCCGCTCCTCCTCAGGACGGCGAGCGCGATCAGCCGCGACTACGAACTCATCCACGCCGCCCCCCAGGCCGTCATCACCCCGGCCCCGCGCCGATAG
- a CDS encoding amidohydrolase family protein has protein sequence MTATRGRTTAGGHIDVHAHFAPPSTKEERVRAWQAMLGRGIYFPEPYEWSLERTLAHMDASGTAMQMLSNIPGTEPAVRASNDYGARLVADHPSRFGLLAALPTDDPAAAVREAERAREHLDADGFAVTANYNGVHLGDASLAPLWARLDDWGAVVFVHPDARRPPVLDHPAPLYEVAFETARTVFDMVFRRTFTRYPNITFVIAHCGGAFPALTGRLRLLGDEAWVPQGVTADEIDAQVSTLYVDTAGTAATQSLLPAVATVGVGHIVYGSDWGAPCTTEESAEADLRGLTQCGALSAEEADGVLRRAAELFPRAARRMTPAVQRTRPAVSPVGTADPSHGGHVAAGRPES, from the coding sequence ATGACGGCCACGCGAGGCCGGACGACCGCCGGTGGACACATCGACGTCCATGCGCACTTCGCCCCGCCGAGCACGAAGGAGGAGCGCGTCCGGGCGTGGCAGGCCATGCTCGGACGGGGCATCTACTTCCCGGAGCCCTACGAATGGTCCCTGGAGCGGACGCTGGCCCACATGGACGCGTCCGGGACCGCCATGCAGATGCTGAGCAACATCCCGGGCACGGAGCCCGCCGTGCGCGCCTCCAACGACTACGGTGCGCGGCTCGTGGCGGACCATCCGTCCCGGTTCGGCCTCCTGGCCGCGCTGCCCACCGACGACCCGGCCGCCGCCGTCCGGGAGGCGGAGCGGGCGCGTGAGCACCTGGACGCCGACGGCTTCGCGGTCACGGCGAACTACAACGGCGTCCACCTGGGCGACGCCTCGCTCGCGCCGTTGTGGGCGCGGCTCGACGACTGGGGAGCGGTGGTCTTCGTCCACCCGGACGCCCGCCGTCCCCCGGTGCTGGACCACCCCGCGCCGTTGTACGAGGTGGCCTTCGAGACCGCCAGGACCGTCTTCGACATGGTGTTCCGCAGGACGTTCACCCGGTACCCGAACATCACCTTCGTCATCGCCCACTGCGGCGGCGCCTTCCCGGCGCTGACCGGACGGCTCCGTCTCCTGGGCGACGAGGCGTGGGTGCCCCAGGGGGTGACGGCGGACGAGATCGACGCGCAGGTCTCGACGCTCTACGTCGACACGGCGGGGACCGCCGCCACGCAGTCGCTGCTCCCCGCGGTGGCCACCGTGGGCGTCGGCCACATCGTGTACGGCAGCGACTGGGGCGCCCCGTGTACGACCGAGGAGTCCGCCGAGGCCGACCTGCGCGGTCTCACCCAGTGCGGCGCCCTCTCCGCCGAGGAGGCCGACGGCGTTCTGCGGCGCGCGGCGGAGCTCTTCCCGAGAGCCGCACGGCGTATGACCCCCGCCGTCCAGCGGACGCGACCGGCCGTCTCGCCCGTCGGCACGGCGGACCCGTCGCATGGCGGTCATGTGGCCGCTGGGCGGCCGGAATCATGA
- a CDS encoding ABC transporter ATP-binding protein, whose protein sequence is MSLLEVKGLTAGYGSVPVVRDVGLSVERGELVALLGANGAGKTTTLLAISGLVRTYQGEIRLDGRPVGGLPPAHRARAGIQHVPEDRSLFPSLTVDETLGLAAGGRRSAEWVLEYFPALRGLGGRRVAALSGGEQQMLALARALCRDPSLLIVDEMSLGLAPLVVSAFFPVLRRVAAERGCGVVIVEQHVHLALRWVDRVHVMAGGRVVASGTTGEMRPRIDELTSAYLGEDPAPAPGVAGGSAAATVTDEGENDEGVRRP, encoded by the coding sequence GTGAGCCTGCTGGAAGTGAAGGGCCTGACGGCCGGATACGGGTCCGTGCCCGTCGTGCGCGACGTCGGCCTCTCGGTCGAGCGCGGTGAGCTGGTGGCCCTGCTCGGCGCCAACGGCGCGGGGAAGACCACGACGCTTCTGGCGATCTCCGGCCTGGTGCGCACCTACCAGGGCGAGATCCGGCTGGACGGCAGGCCGGTCGGCGGGCTGCCGCCCGCGCACCGGGCACGGGCGGGCATCCAGCACGTCCCGGAGGACCGGTCGCTGTTCCCCTCGCTCACCGTGGACGAGACCCTCGGCCTCGCCGCGGGCGGGCGGAGATCGGCGGAGTGGGTGCTGGAGTACTTCCCGGCGCTGCGCGGGCTCGGCGGCCGCAGGGTCGCGGCGCTGTCCGGCGGTGAGCAGCAGATGCTCGCGCTCGCGCGGGCCCTGTGCCGCGACCCGAGCCTGCTGATCGTGGACGAGATGAGCCTGGGCCTCGCGCCGCTGGTCGTCAGCGCCTTCTTCCCGGTGCTGCGCCGCGTCGCGGCCGAGCGGGGATGCGGGGTCGTCATCGTCGAGCAGCACGTCCATCTGGCGCTCCGGTGGGTCGATCGTGTCCATGTCATGGCCGGAGGGAGGGTGGTGGCCTCGGGGACCACCGGCGAGATGAGGCCCAGGATCGACGAGCTGACCAGCGCCTACCTCGGGGAGGACCCGGCGCCCGCGCCGGGGGTCGCCGGCGGATCCGCCGCCGCGACCGTCACTGATGAAGGAGAGAACGATGAAGGTGTTCGACGTCCGTGA
- a CDS encoding ABC transporter ATP-binding protein, protein MTAGPLLRAAAVSLHYGGVRALREVDVEIMPAELVGVIGPNGAGKSTLLDAITGFASPTSGSLTFDGHDIRRRRPSERARMGLARTWQTLQLFEDLTVAENVRMAVPRRSGAARRRSDGRRDDHDVLGRLGIGRLAGRMPGELSHGQRVLVGVARALAGDPKLLLMDEPAAGLDGRERGLLGEILRDVVASGTSVVLVDHDMPLVLGICDRVYVLDFGAVIACGPPRDVRNDPRVIAAYLGADDPGTADEGGLQPSRPAEGAR, encoded by the coding sequence GTGACGGCCGGCCCGCTTCTGCGCGCCGCGGCGGTCTCGCTGCACTACGGCGGCGTGCGGGCGCTGCGTGAGGTGGACGTCGAGATCATGCCCGCGGAACTGGTCGGTGTGATCGGCCCGAACGGCGCGGGGAAGAGCACGCTGCTCGACGCGATCACCGGCTTCGCCTCCCCCACGAGCGGCTCCCTCACGTTCGACGGCCACGACATCCGGCGTCGCCGGCCGTCGGAGCGTGCGCGCATGGGGCTGGCACGGACGTGGCAGACGCTGCAGCTCTTCGAGGACCTGACCGTCGCCGAGAACGTCCGCATGGCGGTTCCCCGCCGGTCCGGGGCCGCCCGTCGCCGCTCGGACGGCCGGCGGGACGATCACGACGTGCTCGGACGCCTGGGCATCGGGCGGCTGGCCGGCCGGATGCCCGGCGAGCTGTCGCACGGGCAGCGCGTCCTGGTCGGCGTCGCCCGCGCGCTGGCCGGCGACCCCAAGCTGCTGCTGATGGACGAACCCGCCGCCGGGCTCGACGGGCGTGAACGCGGCCTCCTGGGCGAGATCCTGCGCGACGTCGTCGCCTCGGGCACGTCGGTCGTCCTCGTCGATCACGACATGCCGCTGGTCCTCGGGATCTGCGACCGGGTGTACGTCCTGGACTTCGGGGCGGTCATCGCCTGCGGCCCGCCCCGTGACGTGCGGAACGACCCCCGGGTCATCGCGGCCTATCTCGGCGCCGACGACCCGGGGACAGCGGACGAGGGCGGGCTCCAGCCGAGCCGGCCGGCCGAGGGGGCGCGGTGA